Proteins encoded by one window of Modestobacter marinus:
- the gap gene encoding type I glyceraldehyde-3-phosphate dehydrogenase, giving the protein MTVRVGINGFGRIGRNFYRAVAASGADVEVVAVNDLTTPETLAHLLKYDSILGKLAEDVSVVGDGIKVGGATIKVLAERDPANLPWGELGVDVVVESTGFFTKADDARKHVDAGGAKKVIISAPATGDDLTIVMGVNHEQYDGSQTIISNASCTTNCLAPLAKVLNDAFGIERGLMTTIHAYTADQNLQDGPHKDMRRARAAALNIVPTSTGAAKAIGLVLPELKGKLDGYALRVPVPTGSATDLTVTLSREVTVEEVDEAYKAAAAGPLAPYLVYTDAPIVSSDIVTDPASCIYDAGLTKVFGNQVKVVGWYDNEWGYSNRLVDSVVLVGSKL; this is encoded by the coding sequence GTGACGGTACGGGTCGGGATCAACGGGTTCGGTCGGATCGGCCGCAACTTCTATCGGGCGGTCGCCGCCAGCGGGGCCGACGTCGAGGTCGTGGCGGTCAACGACCTGACCACCCCCGAGACGCTCGCGCACCTGCTCAAGTACGACAGCATCCTGGGCAAGCTCGCCGAGGACGTCTCGGTCGTCGGTGACGGCATCAAGGTCGGCGGCGCCACCATCAAGGTGCTGGCCGAGCGCGACCCGGCCAACCTGCCCTGGGGCGAGCTGGGCGTCGACGTCGTCGTCGAGTCCACCGGCTTCTTCACCAAGGCCGACGACGCCCGCAAGCACGTCGACGCCGGTGGGGCCAAGAAGGTCATCATCTCGGCGCCGGCCACCGGCGACGACCTGACGATCGTCATGGGCGTCAACCACGAGCAGTACGACGGCTCGCAGACGATCATCAGCAACGCGTCCTGCACCACCAACTGCCTGGCCCCGCTGGCCAAGGTGCTCAACGACGCCTTCGGCATCGAGCGTGGCCTGATGACCACGATCCACGCCTACACCGCCGACCAGAACCTGCAGGACGGCCCGCACAAGGACATGCGCCGCGCCCGCGCCGCCGCGCTGAACATCGTCCCCACCTCCACCGGTGCGGCCAAGGCGATCGGCCTGGTGCTGCCGGAGCTGAAGGGCAAGCTCGACGGCTACGCCCTCCGCGTCCCGGTGCCGACCGGCTCGGCCACCGACCTCACCGTCACGCTGTCCCGCGAGGTCACCGTCGAGGAGGTCGACGAGGCCTACAAGGCGGCGGCCGCCGGCCCGCTGGCGCCGTACCTGGTCTACACCGACGCGCCGATCGTCTCCTCCGACATCGTCACCGACCCGGCCTCGTGCATCTACGACGCCGGCCTGACCAAGGTGTTCGGCAACCAGGTCAAGGTCGTCGGCTGGTACGACAACGAGTGGGGCTACTCCAACCGCCTCGTCGACTCCGTCGTGCTGGTCGGCAGCAAGCTCTGA
- a CDS encoding phosphoglycerate kinase, producing the protein MRSVDELIADGVSGRRVLLRADLNVPLDKDSGAITDDGRIRASLPTITALREAGARVLVAAHLGRPKGEPDPRYSLAPVAARLGELLGTEVPLATDVAGPDATAKAAALGDGEVLMLENVRFEAAETSRDDAVRGELADRLAGLAELYVDDAFGAVHRKHASVFDVAERLPHAAGRLVARELEVLTRLTESPERPYVVVLGGSKVSDKLGVIEALLPKVDRLLIGGGMTYTFLAAQGHEVGTSLLEADQVDSCRRLLAEAGDRIVLPVDVVVTPEFSADVPTRVLPATEIPADEMSLDIGPKSVELFTEALAGARTVFWNGPMGVFELAPFQGGTRGVAQAVGAIDGLSVVGGGDSAASVRQLGLDEAAYGHISTGGGASLEYLEGRELPGLAVLAD; encoded by the coding sequence ATGCGGTCCGTCGACGAGCTCATCGCCGACGGGGTGTCGGGTCGGCGCGTGCTGCTGCGCGCCGACCTGAACGTCCCGCTCGACAAGGACAGCGGCGCGATCACCGACGACGGCCGGATCCGGGCGAGCCTGCCCACGATCACCGCGCTCCGCGAGGCCGGTGCCCGGGTCCTCGTCGCCGCGCACCTGGGCCGCCCCAAGGGCGAGCCCGACCCGCGGTACTCCCTGGCCCCGGTCGCCGCCCGGCTCGGTGAGCTGCTCGGCACCGAGGTGCCGCTGGCCACCGACGTCGCCGGCCCCGACGCCACGGCGAAGGCCGCGGCGCTGGGCGACGGCGAGGTGCTGATGCTGGAGAACGTCCGCTTCGAGGCGGCCGAGACCAGCAGGGACGACGCCGTCCGCGGCGAGCTGGCCGACCGGCTGGCCGGGCTCGCCGAGCTCTACGTCGACGACGCGTTCGGCGCGGTGCACCGCAAGCACGCCTCGGTGTTCGACGTCGCCGAGCGTCTCCCGCACGCGGCCGGCCGGCTGGTCGCCCGCGAGCTGGAGGTGCTCACCCGGCTCACCGAGAGCCCGGAGCGGCCCTACGTCGTCGTGCTCGGCGGCTCCAAGGTCAGCGACAAGCTCGGAGTGATCGAGGCGCTGCTGCCCAAGGTCGACCGGCTGCTCATCGGTGGCGGGATGACCTACACCTTCCTGGCCGCCCAGGGCCACGAGGTCGGGACGTCGCTGCTGGAGGCCGACCAGGTCGACAGCTGCCGGCGCCTGCTCGCCGAGGCCGGCGACCGGATCGTCCTGCCGGTCGACGTCGTCGTCACCCCGGAGTTCAGCGCCGACGTGCCCACCCGGGTGCTGCCGGCCACCGAGATCCCGGCCGACGAGATGAGCCTGGACATCGGGCCGAAGAGCGTCGAGCTCTTCACCGAGGCGCTCGCCGGTGCGCGCACCGTGTTCTGGAACGGGCCGATGGGCGTGTTCGAGCTGGCCCCCTTCCAGGGCGGCACCCGTGGGGTGGCCCAGGCCGTCGGCGCGATCGACGGGCTCTCCGTCGTCGGCGGCGGCGACTCCGCGGCCTCCGTGCGCCAGCTCGGACTGGACGAGGCGGCCTACGGTCACATCAGCACCGGCGGCGGCGCGTCGCTGGAGTACCTCGAGGGCCGGGAGCTCCCCGGGCTCGCGGTGCTCGCGGACTGA
- the tpiA gene encoding triose-phosphate isomerase → MARTKPRPPREGRRPLIAGNWKMHLTHLEAIGLVQKLAFSLTEPQLEDAEVVVVPPFTALRSVQTLVAGDKLEIGYGAQDVSAHDSGAYTGEVSGAMLAALACRYVLVGHSERRTLHGEDDAVVAAKVQAALRHGLVPILCVGEGLDVRRAGTHVAHCTDQLDRALEGIPTEQLQELVVAYEPVWAIGTGEVATPDDAQEVCGALRARLAERHGPETAAAIRILYGGSVKAASTGGILAGPDVDGALVGGASLDADEFAQICRTAAGGS, encoded by the coding sequence ATGGCACGCACCAAGCCCCGGCCGCCCCGGGAGGGCCGCCGTCCGCTCATCGCGGGCAACTGGAAGATGCACCTGACCCACCTCGAGGCGATCGGGCTGGTGCAGAAGCTGGCCTTCTCGCTGACCGAGCCGCAGCTGGAGGACGCCGAGGTCGTCGTCGTCCCGCCGTTCACCGCGCTGCGCAGCGTGCAGACGCTGGTGGCCGGCGACAAGCTGGAGATCGGGTACGGCGCGCAGGACGTCTCGGCGCACGACTCCGGCGCCTACACCGGTGAGGTCAGCGGGGCGATGCTCGCCGCGCTGGCCTGCCGGTACGTGCTGGTCGGCCACTCCGAGCGGCGCACGCTGCACGGTGAGGACGACGCGGTGGTCGCCGCCAAGGTGCAGGCGGCGCTGCGGCACGGCCTGGTCCCGATCCTGTGCGTGGGGGAGGGGCTGGACGTCCGCCGGGCGGGCACCCACGTCGCGCACTGCACCGACCAGCTCGACCGGGCGCTGGAGGGCATCCCCACCGAGCAGCTCCAGGAGCTGGTGGTCGCCTACGAACCGGTGTGGGCGATCGGCACCGGCGAGGTGGCGACGCCGGATGATGCGCAGGAGGTCTGTGGGGCGCTGCGGGCACGGCTCGCCGAACGTCACGGCCCGGAGACGGCTGCCGCGATCCGTATCCTCTACGGGGGATCGGTCAAGGCCGCCAGCACCGGCGGCATCCTCGCCGGGCCGGACGTCGACGGTGCACTCGTCGGCGGGGCCAGCCTGGACGCCGACGAGTTCGCACAGATCTGTCGTACCGCTGCCGGTGGGAGCTGA
- a CDS encoding ABC transporter substrate-binding protein, producing MVLTALLAVLTGCGSDNSGVAGVPTVAAEAGSGVEGVRAPSAETGGTLRLVTGEIDSLDPQRSYMPSVWNLMRLYTRTLVTYSAEPGSTDELVADLATDLGTSTDGGRTWTYTLREGVRFESGRPITSRDVKYGIERSFASDVVVGGPTYVVDLLDDPADPYAGPYQDETADRLGLASIETLDDRTIVFRLTSPAPDFPFVMALPSSSPVPVESDTAGDYGARPVSSGPYLITSVDPVAGIVLSRNPQWDPATDEVRTALPDQVVVRTGLSGVTRDQALLAGSADADLSGTGVQQATTSRLDDEDLAGRIDDVTTGTVRLLALPMTVAPMDDPSCRAAVTAAVDRSAVQQALQGAGNAVRTSVLWPRAVAGAPEESDPRPDLAAARAALAACGRPDGFSTVLAVPDVPSSVEVADAIAADLAEVQIDVEVRPLDPATYYATDVGNPDAVTAAGYGMVLATWTADFPTSASFLLPLVDGRSIRRVGNTNYAHLDDPAVNGLVDTARAATDPAAAADAWRQVGYAVQETSAYVPLVENRVQLLAGQRLRNGVVMQPYGGYDVATAGVR from the coding sequence GTGGTCCTGACCGCGCTCCTGGCGGTGCTCACCGGGTGCGGCAGCGACAACAGCGGGGTGGCCGGCGTGCCGACCGTGGCGGCGGAGGCCGGCAGCGGCGTCGAGGGCGTGCGAGCCCCCTCGGCGGAGACCGGCGGCACCCTGCGGCTGGTCACCGGCGAGATCGACAGCCTGGACCCGCAACGCTCCTACATGCCGTCGGTGTGGAACCTGATGCGGCTGTACACCCGCACCCTGGTCACCTACTCCGCCGAGCCCGGCAGCACCGACGAACTGGTCGCCGACCTCGCCACCGACCTCGGCACCAGCACCGACGGCGGCCGCACCTGGACGTACACCCTGCGCGAGGGCGTGCGGTTCGAGAGCGGCCGGCCGATCACCTCCCGCGACGTGAAGTACGGGATCGAGCGTTCCTTCGCCTCCGACGTGGTCGTCGGTGGGCCCACCTACGTCGTCGACCTGCTCGACGACCCGGCGGACCCCTACGCCGGCCCCTACCAGGACGAGACCGCCGACCGGCTGGGGCTGGCCTCGATCGAGACCCTCGACGACCGGACGATCGTCTTCCGGCTCACCAGCCCGGCGCCGGACTTCCCCTTCGTCATGGCGCTTCCCTCGAGCAGCCCGGTGCCGGTGGAGAGCGACACCGCCGGCGACTACGGCGCCCGCCCGGTCAGCTCCGGCCCCTACCTGATCACCTCGGTGGACCCGGTGGCCGGGATCGTGCTGTCCCGCAACCCGCAGTGGGACCCGGCCACCGACGAGGTCCGCACCGCCCTGCCGGACCAGGTGGTCGTGCGCACCGGCCTGTCCGGTGTGACCCGGGACCAGGCCCTGCTGGCCGGGTCAGCCGACGCGGACCTCTCCGGGACCGGCGTGCAGCAGGCCACCACCAGCCGGCTGGACGACGAGGACCTGGCCGGGCGGATCGACGACGTCACCACCGGCACGGTGCGGCTGCTGGCGCTGCCGATGACGGTGGCCCCGATGGACGACCCGTCCTGCCGGGCCGCGGTGACCGCCGCCGTCGACCGCTCGGCCGTGCAGCAGGCCCTGCAGGGGGCCGGCAACGCCGTGCGGACCTCGGTGCTCTGGCCGCGCGCGGTCGCCGGCGCCCCCGAGGAGTCCGACCCCCGGCCGGACCTGGCCGCGGCCCGGGCGGCGCTGGCCGCGTGCGGCCGGCCCGACGGCTTCAGCACCGTGCTGGCCGTGCCCGACGTGCCGTCCAGCGTCGAGGTGGCCGACGCCATCGCGGCCGACCTGGCGGAGGTGCAGATCGACGTCGAGGTCCGTCCGCTGGACCCGGCCACCTACTACGCGACCGACGTCGGCAACCCCGACGCCGTGACCGCGGCGGGCTACGGGATGGTGCTGGCCACCTGGACCGCGGACTTCCCGACCTCGGCGTCCTTCCTGCTCCCGCTGGTCGACGGGCGGTCGATCCGCCGGGTCGGCAACACGAACTACGCCCACCTGGACGACCCGGCGGTCAACGGGCTGGTGGACACCGCTCGGGCGGCGACCGACCCGGCCGCGGCCGCCGACGCCTGGCGCCAGGTCGGGTACGCGGTGCAGGAGACGTCGGCCTACGTCCCGCTGGTGGAGAACCGGGTGCAGTTGCTGGCCGGCCAGCGGCTGCGCAACGGCGTGGTCATGCAGCCCTACGGGGGCTACGACGTGGCGACGGCCGGAGTCCGCTGA
- the secG gene encoding preprotein translocase subunit SecG: MELFLNVLLVLTSLLLIVLILLHRGKGGGLSSMFGGAVSSQLSGSSVVEKNLNRLTVFAGVLWAVCIVALGILLKI; the protein is encoded by the coding sequence ATGGAGTTGTTCCTCAACGTCCTGCTGGTGCTCACCAGCCTGCTGCTGATCGTGCTCATCCTGCTGCACCGCGGCAAGGGCGGCGGCCTGTCCTCGATGTTCGGTGGCGCGGTGTCCTCCCAGCTGTCCGGGAGCTCGGTGGTGGAGAAGAACCTCAACCGGCTGACCGTCTTCGCCGGTGTGCTGTGGGCCGTCTGCATCGTGGCGCTCGGCATCCTGCTCAAGATCTGA
- a CDS encoding RNA polymerase-binding protein RbpA, whose amino-acid sequence MAGGNAIRGSRVGAGPMGEAERGEVAPRNRIGFWCANNHESRIAFATDVDVPETWDCPRCGLPAGTDQQNPPPAPRTEPYKTHLAYVRERRSDADGDALLEEALSRLRARRGA is encoded by the coding sequence GTGGCTGGTGGGAACGCGATCCGGGGGAGCCGGGTCGGTGCGGGACCGATGGGTGAGGCCGAACGTGGCGAGGTGGCGCCTCGGAACAGGATCGGCTTCTGGTGCGCGAACAACCACGAGTCGCGGATCGCGTTCGCGACGGACGTCGACGTCCCGGAGACCTGGGACTGCCCGCGGTGCGGGCTCCCGGCCGGGACCGACCAGCAGAACCCGCCGCCCGCGCCGCGGACGGAGCCGTACAAGACGCACCTGGCCTACGTCCGGGAGCGCCGGTCGGACGCCGACGGTGACGCGCTCCTGGAGGAGGCGCTGAGCCGGCTGCGCGCCCGCCGCGGCGCCTGA
- the pgl gene encoding 6-phosphogluconolactonase, translating to MTHSSPGDQVDQALSESGRPTPDVVVQPDADHLARAVASALVARLAAAQAVHGTASVVLTGGGIGTAVLERVAALAAEPEHAVVDWGAVDVWWGDERFVPVDHPDRNELGARESLLSKVALDPERVHPIPSSDAGFDEPEEAAAWYAEQLATAAGEGRTMPRIDVLLLGMGPEGHVASIFPDSPAATDDRPVVAVRDCPKPPPTRVSLGFPAITAAEEVWLLVSGEGKAEAVARALGGAEPVDLPAAGAQGKQATRWLLDAAAASRLPRA from the coding sequence ATGACCCACAGCTCCCCCGGTGACCAGGTCGACCAGGCCCTGTCCGAGTCCGGGCGGCCGACCCCGGACGTGGTCGTGCAGCCCGACGCCGACCACCTGGCCCGCGCCGTGGCCTCCGCGCTGGTGGCCCGGCTGGCCGCCGCGCAGGCCGTGCACGGGACGGCGTCGGTCGTGCTCACCGGCGGCGGCATCGGGACGGCGGTGCTGGAGCGGGTCGCCGCCCTGGCCGCCGAGCCGGAGCACGCCGTCGTCGACTGGGGCGCCGTGGACGTCTGGTGGGGCGACGAGCGGTTCGTGCCGGTCGACCACCCCGACCGCAACGAGCTCGGCGCCCGGGAGTCGCTGTTGAGCAAGGTGGCGCTGGACCCGGAGCGGGTGCACCCGATCCCCTCCTCCGACGCCGGCTTCGACGAGCCGGAGGAGGCCGCAGCCTGGTACGCCGAGCAGCTCGCCACCGCTGCTGGCGAGGGCCGGACGATGCCGCGCATCGACGTCCTGCTGCTGGGCATGGGGCCGGAGGGGCACGTCGCCTCGATCTTCCCCGACTCCCCGGCCGCCACCGACGACCGTCCGGTGGTCGCGGTGCGCGACTGCCCGAAGCCGCCCCCGACCCGGGTGAGCCTCGGCTTCCCCGCGATCACGGCGGCGGAGGAGGTCTGGCTGCTGGTCAGCGGCGAGGGCAAGGCCGAGGCCGTCGCCCGGGCGCTCGGCGGCGCCGAGCCGGTCGATCTCCCGGCCGCCGGGGCGCAGGGGAAGCAGGCCACCCGGTGGCTGCTGGACGCTGCAGCGGCCAGCCGGCTCCCCCGCGCCTGA
- a CDS encoding glucose-6-phosphate dehydrogenase assembly protein OpcA, translated as MTTLWDTTGSAVVKELAAQRRTGGAVMSGVALTLVVVADEGRVAEAEQAASAAAEVHPCRLLIVVRRQVEAPVPRLDAEVQIGGRLGPGEAVVMRMYGRLGLHAESVVLPLLAADAPVVTWWHEAPPEQIARDALGVIADRRITDSAMAADPIAALRTRAHDYAPGDTDLAWTRSTPWRATLASTLDSVSGRRGDSVRVRGGQVEGDPESATAQLVAGWLSSRCGCDIPVVPTPRVPGSAGIDSVELRLDQDEVVRVQDDRKGGAVINQPFRPEAIVALPDRSLGELIGEELRRLDSDEPYSEALEAVTGAAGLSDRPACRDHVWYDPMRPQQTSEPANGNGGGTPPSASPAASAATPAPTVPADSADADEVAESGEHDSPADDSDEQAVVQSPAAPPAAGGRAPTRKARTR; from the coding sequence ATGACCACGCTGTGGGACACCACCGGATCCGCGGTGGTCAAGGAACTGGCCGCCCAGCGCCGCACCGGCGGCGCCGTGATGAGCGGGGTGGCGCTGACCCTGGTGGTCGTCGCCGACGAGGGCCGGGTCGCCGAGGCCGAGCAGGCAGCGTCCGCCGCGGCGGAGGTGCACCCCTGCCGGCTGCTGATCGTGGTGCGCCGCCAGGTGGAGGCGCCGGTGCCGCGGCTGGACGCCGAGGTGCAGATCGGTGGCCGGCTGGGGCCGGGCGAGGCCGTCGTCATGCGGATGTACGGCCGGCTGGGGCTGCACGCGGAGTCCGTCGTGCTGCCGCTGCTGGCCGCCGACGCCCCCGTCGTCACCTGGTGGCACGAGGCGCCGCCGGAGCAGATCGCCCGGGACGCCCTCGGCGTGATCGCCGACCGCCGGATCACCGACTCCGCCATGGCCGCCGACCCGATCGCCGCGCTGCGGACCCGGGCGCACGACTACGCGCCAGGTGACACCGACCTGGCGTGGACGCGCAGCACCCCGTGGCGCGCGACCCTGGCCTCGACCCTGGACTCGGTGTCCGGGCGCCGTGGCGACTCCGTGCGCGTCCGGGGTGGGCAGGTCGAGGGAGACCCGGAGAGCGCGACCGCCCAGCTGGTCGCCGGCTGGCTGTCCTCCCGGTGCGGCTGCGACATCCCGGTCGTCCCCACCCCACGGGTGCCCGGGTCCGCCGGCATCGACAGCGTCGAGCTCCGGCTGGACCAGGACGAGGTCGTCCGGGTGCAGGACGACCGCAAGGGCGGCGCGGTGATCAACCAGCCGTTCCGCCCGGAGGCCATCGTCGCGCTGCCCGACCGCAGTCTCGGTGAGCTCATCGGCGAGGAGCTGCGCCGGCTGGACTCCGACGAGCCCTACAGCGAGGCCCTGGAGGCGGTGACCGGCGCGGCCGGCCTGTCGGATCGCCCGGCCTGCCGCGACCACGTCTGGTACGACCCCATGCGGCCGCAGCAGACCTCCGAGCCGGCCAACGGCAACGGGGGCGGCACACCTCCCAGCGCCTCCCCTGCGGCGTCGGCGGCCACCCCGGCCCCCACGGTGCCCGCCGACTCGGCCGACGCCGACGAGGTGGCCGAGAGCGGCGAGCACGACTCCCCCGCCGACGACTCCGACGAGCAGGCGGTCGTGCAGTCCCCCGCCGCCCCGCCGGCGGCGGGCGGCCGTGCACCGACCAGGAAGGCGCGCACCCGATGA
- the zwf gene encoding glucose-6-phosphate dehydrogenase, with the protein MPTNPLRDPRDRRLPRVPEPCALVVFGITGDLSRKKLLPAVYDLANRGLLPTNFALLGFARRDWGDVEFSELARSAAREHARTPWREEVWERLANSVRFVQGSFDDDDAFDELASNLAELEGSHGIGGNAAFYLSIPPALFPTVLKQMQRTGMAESSMDRWRRVVVEKPFGTDLASSRELNELVDSVFTADDVFRIDHYLGKETVQNLLALRFANSLFEPIWNGHHVDSVQITMAEDVGIGGRAGFYEKTGAARDVLQNHLLQLLALTAMEEPVEFSAEEIRTEKLKVLRAVSVPDEQDMVQFAIRGQYEQGWLAGQRAIGYRQEEGVAGDSTTETYAAVRLGVETRRWAGVPFYLRTGKRLPRRVTEIALVFKRAPHLPFAPTDTEELGHNQLVIRVQPDEGMTLKFGSKVPGSVMEVRDVAMDFLYGEQFTEASPEAYERLLLDVLLGDATLFPRNAEVEASWAVIDPLEAYWASTEPHPYRAGEWGPRAADAMLEADGRQWRRP; encoded by the coding sequence ATGCCCACCAACCCGTTGCGCGACCCACGGGACCGGAGGCTGCCCCGGGTCCCCGAACCCTGCGCCCTGGTCGTCTTCGGGATCACCGGGGACCTCTCGCGCAAGAAGCTCCTCCCCGCCGTCTACGACCTGGCCAACCGCGGCCTGCTGCCCACCAACTTCGCGCTGCTGGGCTTCGCCCGCCGCGACTGGGGCGACGTGGAGTTCTCCGAGCTGGCCCGCTCGGCCGCGCGCGAGCACGCACGCACCCCGTGGCGCGAGGAGGTGTGGGAGCGGCTGGCGAACAGCGTCCGGTTCGTCCAGGGCTCCTTCGACGACGACGACGCCTTCGACGAGCTGGCCAGCAACCTGGCCGAGCTGGAGGGCAGCCACGGCATCGGCGGCAACGCCGCCTTCTACCTGTCCATCCCGCCGGCGCTGTTCCCCACCGTGCTGAAGCAGATGCAGCGCACCGGGATGGCCGAGAGCAGCATGGACCGCTGGCGCCGGGTCGTGGTGGAGAAGCCCTTCGGCACCGACCTGGCCTCGAGCCGCGAGCTGAACGAGCTGGTCGACTCGGTGTTCACCGCCGACGACGTCTTCCGGATCGACCACTACCTGGGCAAGGAGACGGTCCAGAACCTGCTGGCCCTCCGCTTCGCCAACTCGCTCTTCGAGCCCATCTGGAACGGCCACCACGTCGACTCCGTCCAGATCACCATGGCCGAGGACGTCGGCATCGGCGGGCGGGCCGGGTTCTACGAAAAGACCGGCGCCGCCCGCGACGTCCTGCAGAACCACCTGCTCCAGCTCCTGGCCCTGACCGCCATGGAGGAGCCGGTCGAGTTCTCCGCGGAGGAGATCCGCACCGAGAAGCTCAAGGTGCTGCGCGCGGTCTCCGTCCCCGACGAGCAGGACATGGTCCAGTTCGCCATCCGCGGCCAGTACGAGCAGGGCTGGCTGGCCGGCCAGCGCGCGATCGGCTACCGCCAGGAGGAGGGCGTGGCCGGCGACTCCACCACCGAGACCTATGCCGCCGTCCGGCTCGGCGTGGAGACCCGCCGCTGGGCCGGCGTGCCGTTCTACCTGCGCACCGGCAAGCGGCTGCCCCGCCGGGTCACCGAGATCGCGCTGGTGTTCAAGCGGGCTCCGCACCTGCCCTTCGCCCCGACCGACACCGAGGAGCTCGGGCACAACCAGCTCGTCATCCGGGTGCAGCCCGACGAGGGCATGACGCTGAAGTTCGGCTCGAAGGTCCCGGGCAGCGTGATGGAGGTCCGCGACGTCGCGATGGACTTCCTCTACGGGGAGCAGTTCACCGAGGCGAGCCCGGAGGCGTACGAGCGGTTGCTGCTCGACGTGCTGCTCGGCGACGCCACGCTCTTCCCCCGCAACGCCGAGGTGGAGGCCTCCTGGGCCGTCATCGACCCCCTCGAGGCCTACTGGGCGTCCACCGAGCCGCACCCGTACCGGGCGGGCGAGTGGGGCCCGCGGGCCGCCGACGCCATGCTCGAGGCCGACGGCCGGCAGTGGCGGCGACCGTGA
- the tal gene encoding transaldolase has translation MAQNENLAQLSKAGVAVWLDDLSRDRIRSGNLQSLVDEQSVVGVTTNPSIFAAAISGSKSYDDQLHALAVRKVSVEEALRTITAADVRDACDLLAPVAARTGRDGRVSLEVAPGLAHDEDATAAEAAHLWWLVDRPNLFIKIPATLASLPAITTSIAKGISVNVTLIFSLERYKAVMDAYLSGLEQRLAEDPDASFEGIESVASFFVSRVDTEIDKRLDASGADASLKGKAGVANAQLAYQAYEEVFSSDRWKALEAKGASKQRPLWASTGVKNPEYSDTLYLSELIAPDTVNTMPEKTMQAYADHGQAGTPVQSAYADAEKVMQSVADAGVDLDDVFRVLEDEAVQKFVDAWDELTGSVQEQLQDKA, from the coding sequence ATGGCCCAGAACGAGAACCTGGCACAGCTGTCGAAGGCGGGGGTCGCCGTCTGGCTCGACGACCTCTCCCGGGACCGCATCCGCAGCGGCAACCTGCAGTCGCTGGTCGACGAGCAGAGCGTCGTCGGCGTCACCACCAACCCGAGCATCTTCGCGGCGGCGATCAGCGGCTCGAAGTCCTACGACGACCAGCTGCACGCGCTGGCCGTCCGCAAGGTCAGCGTCGAGGAGGCGCTGCGCACCATCACGGCCGCCGACGTCCGCGACGCCTGCGACCTGCTCGCCCCGGTCGCGGCCCGGACCGGCCGCGACGGCCGGGTCTCCCTCGAGGTCGCGCCGGGCCTGGCGCACGACGAGGACGCCACCGCCGCCGAGGCCGCCCACCTGTGGTGGCTCGTCGACCGGCCGAACCTCTTCATCAAGATCCCGGCCACGCTGGCGAGCCTCCCGGCGATCACCACCTCGATCGCCAAGGGCATCAGCGTCAACGTGACCCTGATCTTCAGCCTCGAGCGCTACAAGGCCGTCATGGACGCCTACCTCTCCGGCCTCGAGCAGCGGCTGGCCGAGGACCCGGACGCCTCCTTCGAGGGCATCGAGTCCGTGGCGTCGTTCTTCGTGTCCCGCGTGGACACCGAGATCGACAAGCGGCTGGACGCCAGCGGCGCGGACGCCTCGCTCAAGGGCAAGGCCGGCGTCGCCAACGCCCAGCTGGCCTACCAGGCCTACGAGGAGGTCTTCTCCTCCGACCGCTGGAAGGCCCTGGAGGCCAAGGGCGCGAGCAAGCAGCGCCCGCTGTGGGCCTCCACCGGGGTGAAGAACCCGGAGTACTCCGACACCCTCTACCTGTCCGAGCTCATCGCCCCGGACACGGTGAACACGATGCCGGAGAAGACGATGCAGGCCTACGCCGACCACGGCCAGGCCGGCACCCCGGTGCAGTCGGCCTACGCGGATGCCGAGAAGGTCATGCAGTCGGTGGCCGACGCCGGCGTCGACCTCGACGACGTGTTCCGCGTCCTCGAGGACGAGGCCGTGCAGAAGTTCGTCGACGCCTGGGACGAACTGACCGGCTCGGTGCAGGAGCAGTTGCAGGACAAGGCCTGA